One segment of uncultured Fibrobacter sp. DNA contains the following:
- a CDS encoding glycoside hydrolase family 9 protein: MIIRSSITSFLFAATALLAAGQEQPTPYDLIRPVWPLTWDESVFDNFDTTVTSKKNMVPKERTPDTYKPNAFIIDTVNQAYRDAMNVQISPIRVNQSGYLESDPERQFYYVGDETSFEIVDIDGKSFSPAITGTLVASGQKTSSKWHINAGTNAATGDQWRYSVTATGPSGNLMIGNIPQGVPTDTRLRIKVGKNISSTFIVSERVYSMVRDASLKFYGINRSGNSESWFHEASHTKDGGGPLVQGPIDVRSPFDASQAGTLQGGYYDCGDHLKESQTQMYAFMVTALIAATNPNADEDHYDYNHKETINKDGIPDILREAKHGADFVLRSFVRAKGVIDDMALSIGNSGTDHAWWGRPEDQDNIPVDGSTAATDRGGPGSRPVRQGEIGANVGGETAAGLAMLSKMYAEYDPKFADSCLMVAEKMYDFAKSLIQGKNTYDGGKPFVHNGLLAISSPAYQGNQSYIDDIALASVALLYATGKKEYADDMIRTRDMFDGQQFGDGPCFFQGGWFVTSDKGFFKNVTNTSWANTYSHALYALYKLILSDKDKALKEYGLTEEEWLNAIEDCIANMIANISDMSKYIGIPETLIFPTVPNIWKQSQITYDNLWFMTLTDQNWIYNRYLAGNIFDILAYADITSDIEKKGISLPIMGTPDWKAAEAKQFAINQLNYLLGVNPWDVSFVMGIGDKNDAHPHHRAANPEGKNVPGGTPYKYKPPVGGLYGAAPPLGGDLGDGVLGLPDNLSWEYYQMSEICIDATASFLSAVSLASKKIDKTIAPDISVEIRHVSVDSAIVVVKLSQRGTVDIMYSKEDNSFTEKASSASAGVFHQIVLKNLTPGTLYNFYVKGYNAYKPTNSKDKYMVDSTKTPYSFTTLNMLEAADIQNITVCNVSADSAEIMWYTPNGEYESKVYWDVAPHNNASEYAYNTGNGNADVSGIPTNFHYVKIGGLKEKTTYYYMVESNGKQVNTNSETNTPLKFTTPVTQYNFSVKTLQYEWDKKPAININIVNNESRAFDSLTIRMYMRGDDDLYDDVAIRTDICQAYDEAGFNKACDASTLAVLNEGFRHVRPVKIEDTYDAESKTWQWYYPIPLGSTVIKSSSRFRIDVLFVARIRSPGQDDPLDTPPQNKRLYCRSGNTWHWVTNIQATETIDKNPGDWSWMPHSTDNAEDIDYPGMPCEDKNVGDVDFDAAPVNPYVSVYRKDEFVWGFSPSKSEMNTKRADYKLDITLDPPFNVSNGSYIELDQTSSTVYVTGHAHITEGGYITKIWANGQLVTGTSTIFGNEKLIFDDKGTSVVAQYNLATGLWDLKIPVKMGVGSNKVDITVFAGPDPSCEECQENGGCAFENRNYYVHFTRGNLTPSALTIKDKDGNPIVSPATPGSTQFNIFVRDLDKAKYTEPLTVLVINSKKSDTLVVELQPDPSTPGNFHSANLISAVSKSKESHGKDEISFFPGDTIQVIYIDPDDEEDISKQMFFAESHDPAPQTVLAQDTDCDGVTDQLSIKFSNAFNEDYSLDSIRLFLDGMPDTVNVALDNIDYLGHDEVILPLTGIGVPVTPSPSGKATIVISNNGTATHQSIKVTDGIPPTLMSVTLLENPNHESEQDTLMVAFSEPVILTDETTFPIATDGAPGTITLVTKPTTANDGLSWLYVVVGNTEGKVIPVKGMATIAQNALITDKALNRLIPGGGCNPSVTIVETPKPVPVTLAEMRDLEGDGYPDELYIRFQKHLRPIDMLDSFVVDWGRPSIIKSFITKFDSSKGSIKPTDDFWTIKDSTTSTGTISIVNIHIPSSMSYPLGTTSGANGNESGYYGSITPRLGPKGGFFDKDYPVVDACPPIILRARKEMKKDMSILTVTYSEPLTDLNVETLHYIERKRGSKADVYPAPQNVTPGDSKATFFYNESSDDGVNVGDFIRFDINAATSRYKDKAGNYPTRYNPWVKVIGDASEKTRFSVAMVQPVAQTKKGIPLYTPETQPAHNDIFRLTVLNADNTESIVNLNNNTIGMRLGAEYVHGGPLFLIKVFVPAAQTGGNKQKYLYDIKLSVDAHIYDNIGQYIAQKKFNIDFGENPAWREAIAEDGTLYLNLEWLVHNEVAPRSEKGKFLGTGAYIAKFDFNATQTCTEDTEGDGEIQCKIGAKEKTSDEATKTFGFKRVK; the protein is encoded by the coding sequence GTGATTATCAGATCATCGATTACATCGTTTCTGTTTGCGGCCACTGCTTTACTTGCGGCAGGGCAAGAACAGCCGACACCATACGATTTAATAAGGCCCGTTTGGCCTCTCACATGGGACGAATCCGTTTTCGATAATTTTGATACAACGGTCACCTCCAAAAAAAACATGGTCCCCAAGGAGCGCACCCCAGACACTTACAAGCCGAACGCATTCATTATCGATACAGTGAACCAGGCATATCGAGATGCCATGAATGTCCAAATTTCCCCCATTCGCGTGAACCAGTCGGGATATTTGGAAAGCGACCCAGAACGGCAATTTTACTATGTAGGCGACGAAACTTCTTTTGAAATCGTCGACATCGACGGCAAATCATTCTCTCCGGCCATCACGGGAACCTTGGTCGCTTCTGGGCAAAAAACATCTTCGAAATGGCATATCAACGCAGGGACAAATGCCGCAACTGGCGACCAGTGGCGTTATTCCGTCACAGCAACAGGCCCCTCGGGCAACTTGATGATAGGAAACATTCCCCAAGGAGTCCCTACGGACACTCGCTTGCGCATCAAAGTCGGGAAAAATATTTCGAGCACGTTCATTGTCAGCGAACGCGTTTATTCCATGGTTAGGGATGCCTCGCTCAAGTTCTACGGAATCAACCGCAGCGGAAACAGCGAATCCTGGTTTCACGAGGCTAGCCATACCAAAGATGGCGGCGGCCCCCTCGTCCAAGGGCCCATAGACGTGAGATCCCCTTTCGATGCGAGCCAAGCCGGAACTCTGCAAGGCGGGTATTACGATTGTGGAGACCACCTGAAAGAATCCCAGACGCAAATGTACGCCTTTATGGTCACCGCCTTGATTGCCGCGACCAACCCCAATGCCGACGAAGACCATTACGACTACAACCATAAAGAAACAATTAACAAAGACGGCATTCCGGACATCCTCAGAGAGGCCAAACACGGCGCCGACTTTGTCCTCCGTTCCTTCGTCCGCGCAAAGGGAGTCATCGACGACATGGCCCTTTCGATAGGGAACAGCGGTACAGACCATGCCTGGTGGGGGCGCCCTGAAGACCAGGACAACATTCCCGTTGACGGCTCCACCGCGGCAACCGACCGCGGGGGCCCCGGTTCAAGGCCAGTCCGTCAAGGCGAAATCGGTGCGAATGTCGGTGGCGAAACCGCTGCAGGCCTCGCCATGCTCAGCAAGATGTACGCCGAATACGACCCTAAATTTGCAGACAGTTGCTTGATGGTCGCCGAAAAAATGTACGACTTCGCAAAGTCACTCATCCAAGGCAAAAACACCTACGACGGTGGGAAACCCTTCGTCCACAACGGTCTGCTGGCAATTTCATCCCCCGCCTACCAAGGGAACCAGAGTTATATCGACGACATTGCCCTCGCCTCCGTGGCGCTCCTCTACGCGACCGGGAAAAAGGAATATGCCGACGACATGATACGCACCCGAGACATGTTCGACGGGCAGCAATTCGGCGACGGCCCCTGTTTTTTCCAAGGTGGCTGGTTCGTCACCAGTGACAAGGGATTTTTCAAGAACGTAACGAACACAAGCTGGGCAAACACCTATTCCCATGCTCTTTATGCACTATATAAACTCATCCTTAGCGACAAGGACAAAGCTTTGAAGGAATACGGCCTCACCGAAGAGGAATGGTTAAACGCCATAGAGGACTGCATCGCTAACATGATTGCAAATATTAGCGACATGAGCAAATACATCGGCATTCCCGAAACACTTATATTCCCGACAGTGCCAAATATATGGAAACAAAGCCAGATCACTTATGACAACCTCTGGTTCATGACATTGACCGACCAGAACTGGATTTACAACCGCTACCTTGCCGGAAACATCTTCGATATACTCGCTTATGCAGACATCACCTCGGACATCGAGAAAAAAGGGATTTCTCTCCCGATTATGGGAACACCAGACTGGAAAGCCGCCGAAGCAAAACAGTTCGCCATCAACCAGTTGAACTACCTGCTCGGAGTCAATCCTTGGGACGTATCTTTTGTCATGGGTATCGGCGACAAGAACGACGCCCACCCGCACCACCGCGCAGCAAACCCCGAAGGTAAAAATGTACCAGGAGGCACCCCCTACAAGTACAAGCCGCCCGTAGGAGGCCTTTACGGAGCCGCCCCTCCACTTGGCGGAGACTTAGGCGACGGAGTCTTGGGACTCCCCGATAACTTGAGCTGGGAATATTACCAGATGTCCGAAATCTGCATCGATGCCACGGCATCGTTCCTAAGCGCAGTAAGCCTTGCTTCCAAAAAAATTGACAAGACTATCGCACCGGACATCAGCGTGGAAATTCGCCACGTGAGCGTAGATTCCGCCATAGTCGTCGTCAAGCTGAGCCAACGCGGGACAGTCGATATCATGTACAGTAAAGAAGACAACTCCTTTACAGAAAAAGCCTCTTCGGCCAGTGCGGGAGTTTTCCACCAAATCGTCTTGAAAAACCTGACTCCGGGAACCTTGTACAACTTCTATGTAAAAGGGTACAATGCCTACAAGCCGACAAACAGCAAAGACAAATACATGGTGGACAGCACAAAAACGCCCTACAGCTTTACAACGCTCAACATGCTCGAAGCAGCCGACATACAGAACATAACGGTCTGCAATGTCAGTGCCGACAGCGCCGAAATCATGTGGTACACCCCGAATGGCGAATACGAATCCAAAGTCTATTGGGACGTGGCACCACATAACAACGCCTCGGAATACGCATACAACACCGGGAACGGCAATGCCGATGTTTCTGGCATCCCCACTAATTTCCATTACGTAAAAATCGGCGGGCTCAAGGAAAAGACCACCTACTACTACATGGTCGAAAGCAACGGGAAACAAGTCAACACAAACAGCGAAACCAATACGCCTCTAAAATTCACGACGCCGGTCACGCAGTACAATTTCAGCGTGAAAACGCTCCAGTACGAATGGGACAAGAAACCGGCTATCAACATAAACATCGTCAACAACGAATCCAGAGCATTTGACAGCCTCACCATACGCATGTACATGCGCGGCGACGACGACCTCTACGACGACGTGGCCATCCGTACCGACATTTGCCAAGCCTACGACGAGGCCGGATTCAACAAAGCGTGCGACGCATCCACTCTCGCCGTACTCAATGAAGGGTTCCGCCATGTGCGCCCTGTAAAAATCGAGGACACTTACGACGCCGAAAGCAAAACGTGGCAATGGTACTATCCCATTCCCCTTGGCTCCACCGTCATCAAAAGTTCCAGCCGGTTCCGTATCGATGTCTTGTTCGTCGCTAGAATCCGTTCCCCAGGGCAAGACGACCCGCTTGATACTCCGCCCCAGAACAAGAGATTGTACTGCCGCTCTGGAAACACTTGGCACTGGGTAACCAATATCCAAGCCACAGAAACAATAGACAAAAATCCGGGCGATTGGAGCTGGATGCCCCATTCCACGGACAATGCCGAAGATATCGATTACCCCGGCATGCCCTGCGAAGATAAAAACGTCGGAGACGTCGATTTCGACGCAGCCCCCGTCAATCCCTATGTTTCCGTATATCGCAAAGACGAATTCGTGTGGGGTTTCAGCCCTTCCAAATCCGAGATGAACACAAAACGTGCCGATTACAAGCTCGACATCACCTTGGATCCGCCTTTCAACGTCTCGAACGGTTCCTATATCGAACTCGATCAAACAAGCAGCACCGTTTACGTAACAGGGCACGCCCACATCACCGAAGGCGGCTATATCACGAAAATATGGGCAAACGGTCAACTTGTAACGGGAACGTCGACCATCTTTGGCAACGAAAAGCTCATTTTCGACGACAAGGGCACATCGGTCGTCGCCCAGTACAACCTTGCCACCGGCCTGTGGGATCTCAAGATTCCTGTGAAGATGGGCGTAGGCAGCAACAAGGTGGACATCACCGTATTTGCAGGGCCAGACCCCTCTTGCGAAGAATGCCAGGAAAATGGCGGATGCGCATTCGAAAACCGCAACTACTACGTTCACTTTACGCGAGGGAATCTGACTCCGTCGGCGCTCACAATAAAAGACAAGGACGGAAACCCCATCGTAAGCCCGGCAACCCCAGGTTCCACGCAGTTCAACATCTTTGTCAGGGACTTAGACAAGGCCAAATATACCGAGCCCCTCACCGTATTGGTCATCAATTCCAAAAAATCCGACACGCTCGTGGTCGAATTGCAGCCCGACCCAAGTACCCCCGGGAATTTCCATAGCGCAAACTTGATTTCTGCCGTTAGCAAATCAAAGGAATCGCACGGGAAAGATGAAATTTCATTCTTCCCGGGAGACACAATCCAAGTCATCTACATTGACCCCGATGACGAAGAAGACATATCCAAGCAAATGTTCTTCGCCGAAAGCCACGACCCGGCCCCACAAACGGTGCTAGCACAAGACACCGACTGCGACGGCGTTACAGACCAGTTGAGCATCAAATTCAGCAACGCCTTCAACGAAGATTACAGCCTTGATTCTATCCGGCTGTTCTTGGACGGAATGCCCGATACAGTAAATGTCGCTCTAGACAACATAGACTATCTAGGACACGACGAAGTCATTCTCCCCCTCACAGGCATAGGGGTGCCCGTCACGCCCTCTCCATCGGGCAAAGCGACTATAGTCATTTCGAACAACGGCACGGCGACCCATCAAAGCATCAAAGTAACCGACGGGATTCCGCCGACACTCATGAGTGTGACACTCCTCGAAAATCCGAACCACGAATCGGAACAAGACACCCTCATGGTGGCCTTCTCCGAACCGGTCATCCTCACCGACGAGACGACATTCCCCATCGCAACCGATGGAGCCCCAGGAACAATCACGCTTGTAACCAAGCCAACCACGGCAAACGACGGACTCAGTTGGCTCTACGTCGTCGTCGGCAACACCGAAGGCAAAGTCATCCCGGTCAAGGGCATGGCAACGATTGCGCAAAACGCCCTGATTACAGACAAGGCATTGAACCGCCTTATCCCTGGCGGTGGTTGCAATCCCAGCGTGACAATTGTCGAGACTCCGAAACCAGTACCGGTAACACTTGCCGAAATGAGAGACCTCGAAGGCGACGGCTACCCCGACGAACTCTACATCCGGTTCCAGAAACACCTACGCCCGATAGACATGCTAGACAGTTTTGTCGTAGACTGGGGACGCCCTTCCATCATCAAGAGTTTTATCACGAAATTCGATTCTTCTAAAGGTTCTATAAAACCCACAGACGACTTCTGGACTATCAAGGATTCTACGACATCAACAGGCACAATTTCTATTGTCAACATCCACATTCCCTCATCGATGAGTTATCCGCTTGGAACAACATCCGGTGCGAACGGGAACGAAAGCGGCTACTATGGCTCCATCACACCCCGCTTAGGGCCAAAGGGTGGATTCTTCGACAAGGACTACCCCGTTGTTGACGCATGCCCGCCCATAATTCTCCGGGCACGAAAAGAAATGAAAAAAGACATGAGCATTCTTACGGTTACTTATTCCGAACCATTAACAGACCTCAACGTAGAAACGCTCCACTATATTGAACGCAAACGCGGATCCAAAGCGGACGTCTACCCCGCCCCTCAAAATGTAACTCCAGGCGACAGCAAGGCCACATTCTTCTATAACGAATCGAGCGACGATGGTGTCAATGTAGGCGATTTCATCCGCTTCGACATAAACGCCGCAACATCCCGCTACAAAGACAAAGCCGGGAACTACCCCACCCGATACAACCCTTGGGTAAAGGTCATTGGGGATGCTTCCGAAAAAACGCGCTTCTCGGTTGCCATGGTACAGCCGGTTGCCCAAACAAAGAAAGGGATACCACTGTACACACCCGAAACGCAACCTGCGCATAACGATATTTTCCGCCTCACGGTGCTCAATGCAGACAACACGGAATCTATAGTCAATCTGAACAACAATACGATAGGCATGCGCCTTGGCGCAGAATATGTTCATGGAGGGCCGCTGTTCCTTATCAAGGTCTTCGTTCCGGCTGCCCAAACAGGAGGCAATAAACAAAAATACCTTTACGACATAAAGCTTTCTGTCGATGCGCACATCTACGACAATATCGGGCAATACATCGCCCAAAAGAAATTCAATATAGACTTCGGGGAAAATCCGGCCTGGCGCGAAGCCATTGCCGAAGACGGAACTCTGTACCTGAATTTAGAGTGGCTCGTACACAACGAGGTCGCCCCCCGTTCCGAAAAAGGAAAATTCCTCGGCACGGGTGCATACATCGCCAAGTTCGACTTCAACGCTACACAAACATGCACCGAAGATACCGAAGGAGATGGCGAAATTCAATGCAAAATCGGGGCCAAAGAAAAGACCAGTGACGAGGCTACAAAAACATTCGGATTTAAACGCGTAAAATAG